In Nostoc piscinale CENA21, the genomic stretch AAAACATGGATAAACCGGATAGCCATCCGTTACATAAAAATATGAGTTCCACGCTTTAATCCTCTGCCACAACTGTTGAAAAGTTTCTGAACTTCTATCTCCTAAAACCCATCCTAAAATCCCCGAAGTCTTGTGGTTGACTACACTCCATACCCAAATTTTGTTTTTTTTGACCCGACAAAAGTTTCTAATTCATCAATTTCAGTTATTTCAGGTATTTCAGCTGTTTCGGGATGTTCTGGTAACTGACCACCCATTTGTTTCACCCAATAAATTACTGTTGTATGATGTACTTTTTTTACTCTTTCTATGGCACGGAAACCAGAACCATTAACATACATTTCTAAGCATTCTCGTTTAATTTCGTCACCATAACCCTTTTGATTGTGATATTCAATAAATTGACGACCACAATCTGCACAAATGTAGTTTTGTTTACCTCTTTATCTACCGTTCTTACGGATATGAGAGGAATTACAACGCGGACATTCCATGAAGATTCACCCTAATTCATATTCTCATTATGCAACGCCGTTTTTTGTGTATTGAAATAGTTCAAACCTATTTTGTTTTTCGCTTGAAGAGTAAACCTATACTCACAGCAGCTAAAGCCCCAAGAGTGGCACTAGGCTCAGGGACAGCATTTGGTATGTTTTGCTCAAAACGATTTTGGAGAAGAGTATCGCCACCTATTAATTCGATAGAACCATCAGAAGAAGTTACGGCACGACTGGCTTTGCCTAAAATATTTTCTTCTAAGATATAAGACAGATTGTTGACAGCTTGATTGGGGTCAAATCCAAAGCCAGCAAATAGGAGATAACTGTACAATGGTTCAGTTTGTCCTGGACGAACGATACTATATGAGATAAATTCAAACGCTGGGTTATCTTTAATTAATTCTGCCCGTAAATCTGCATCAAATGGAATGGTATCAGGAACAAAAGGTCTATCTGGATTAAAAATGAGGAAGCCATTCGCATCTAAAACATAACGACCTGTGTTAATGGAACTTGCAGGACAATTGGGTTGAAAACCAAGATTACCACCGCTAATACAAACTTCTCCATTCCCTGACGTAAAGTCTTGTATAGCTCCTTGAAAAAGACCTATTCCTAAGTCACTGGCACTATCAGTTATTTCACTACCATCCCTGGCCGTATTAACTAAATTAAATTGAGCAAGCGCATTTTGTTGGTCTGAGCCTGTTTGAGAATATGTGTTAGTTCTAAGTCTTCTTTGTGCTGCGGCTGGTTCTACAAAACTTAGAATTACGGGAACTACTGTCAAGCTAATAGCAAACATTAACTTGATTATTGTCATGTTTAATTTACCTACCTGTACCTTGAAAAATAAGTGAACAAGAATAAGTCGCCACAGTTAAATTCCCGACTATGTAGACAAAATGAATCTGTCCTTCAGCAACAATTTGCCGAAAGCTAACTATATATAAGTCTGCTAAGGATGTAGACTTTGTTTACATAGCTTGGAATTCTATGCCGAGGTAATTTATCGAAGCTTGATACACCCAAATAAGTTTGTTTACTACTTTTTTTTAAGAAAATTTTACTGTATGTGGACAGTAGCAATCTTCTCTGGCAGAAATACTACAGTGTAATGATATCTAAATTACAATATTTACGGATTTTTTGCGGAAAATTTATAAAAATCTTACATTTATCAACCGTGTTTTCTTCTAATCAATGCAAGTGCTAGTTATTATATGGTCACTAATTCATCAAAATTTATCAATTATGCAATGTAGCAATTGAAACATAAAAATATTGTCAGTTAGAAGTGATTCAGTTTGGATAAAAATAAAAAAGCTATGTCTAGTTTAGAGGAAGCGATCGCTTGCCCTGTTTGCCAAAAAACTCTCACTACTGCACCATCAGACTGCAATCAATGTCAAAATTACTTCCGTCAGGAAGTAACAAAAATGCCATTAGCACCAGTTGATTTAACACCTGCACAAGTCAAGGATGGGGTTGATGTAGTTAATTTCCAGCCACTACGCACCGAGTTATTTCGCTTACCAATCATTTCTTTTTTATACGAGCGTATCTTACCGCCAATTTGGGCAATGGGGTTACGTAATCGGGGCGGGATGGATACGGAATTTCAGCAGTGTATCGAGTTTTTTGGT encodes the following:
- a CDS encoding PEP-CTERM sorting domain-containing protein, which codes for MTIIKLMFAISLTVVPVILSFVEPAAAQRRLRTNTYSQTGSDQQNALAQFNLVNTARDGSEITDSASDLGIGLFQGAIQDFTSGNGEVCISGGNLGFQPNCPASSINTGRYVLDANGFLIFNPDRPFVPDTIPFDADLRAELIKDNPAFEFISYSIVRPGQTEPLYSYLLFAGFGFDPNQAVNNLSYILEENILGKASRAVTSSDGSIELIGGDTLLQNRFEQNIPNAVPEPSATLGALAAVSIGLLFKRKTK